From Synechococcus sp. A10-1-5-1, a single genomic window includes:
- a CDS encoding response regulator transcription factor yields the protein MSTTPPSPESNLKRVLVVDPHPTLRTVLAQRLRQDGHLTAAVSTASEAVTLCEDLTPDLLVAAELLEETSALKLAGQLRCPVMVLTARSGSEPVVALLDAGADDVLRKPFGLEELAARCRLLLRRSGTGLQERVCVGPLEVHVLLRQVTLRDQPVELSPREFALLCALLMPPGIIRSRSELLRMAWPPFSGGPRSVDTQVLTLRRKLEQAGLGEGGGIETVRQQGYRFSLDTIPADGLSSAPLTGAPIAR from the coding sequence GTGTCCACCACACCTCCCAGTCCTGAATCGAATCTCAAGCGGGTTCTGGTGGTGGATCCTCACCCCACCTTGCGCACGGTTCTGGCTCAGCGGCTGCGACAGGACGGCCATCTCACCGCTGCTGTCTCCACCGCCTCAGAAGCGGTCACCCTCTGTGAGGACCTCACCCCTGATCTGCTGGTCGCCGCCGAACTGCTCGAGGAAACGTCGGCCCTGAAGCTGGCCGGTCAGCTGCGCTGTCCCGTGATGGTCCTGACCGCCCGCTCCGGCTCCGAGCCGGTGGTCGCTCTACTCGATGCTGGCGCCGACGACGTCCTGCGCAAGCCCTTCGGTTTGGAAGAACTGGCCGCCCGCTGCCGCCTGCTGCTGCGCCGCAGTGGCACCGGTCTGCAGGAGCGGGTCTGCGTGGGTCCGCTCGAGGTGCATGTCCTCTTGCGTCAGGTGACCCTGCGGGATCAGCCCGTGGAGCTCAGCCCCCGGGAATTTGCCCTGCTCTGCGCCCTGCTCATGCCTCCCGGCATCATTCGCAGCCGCAGTGAATTGCTGCGCATGGCCTGGCCGCCCTTCAGCGGTGGTCCCCGTTCGGTCGACACGCAGGTGCTGACCCTGCGGCGCAAGTTGGAGCAGGCCGGCCTTGGTGAAGGTGGCGGCATCGAGACCGTTCGGCAGCAGGGCTACCGCTTCAGCCTCGACACGATTCCGGCCGATGGACTCAGCTCAGCCCCGTTGACGGGAGCACCCATCGCCCGCTGA
- a CDS encoding DUF6761 family protein: MTALQNPDAIRHFQSLCDACQSLADRYHAPSELRLYADGYLHALRRSALLDPITQRRLEELVDRWIMDPSSFIGPNGDMSTLYETGRN; this comes from the coding sequence ATGACCGCACTGCAGAACCCCGACGCCATCCGCCATTTCCAATCGCTCTGCGATGCCTGCCAGTCCCTGGCGGATCGCTACCACGCGCCATCGGAACTGAGGCTGTATGCCGACGGCTACCTGCATGCCCTGCGGCGGTCGGCCCTGCTTGATCCCATTACCCAGCGCCGCCTGGAGGAACTGGTGGACCGCTGGATCATGGATCCCTCCAGCTTCATCGGCCCCAATGGCGACATGAGCACCCTTTACGAGACGGGGCGCAACTAG
- the grxD gene encoding Grx4 family monothiol glutaredoxin, producing MDSAIKQRLDQLVGSSPIFVFMKGSKLMPQCGFSNNVVQILNAMAVPFETFDVLSDMEVRQGIKEYSEWPTIPQVYVNGEFIGGSDILIEMYNSGELKEKLEIALAS from the coding sequence ATGGATTCCGCCATCAAACAGCGCCTCGATCAGTTGGTGGGCAGCAGCCCGATCTTCGTCTTTATGAAGGGCAGCAAGTTGATGCCCCAGTGCGGCTTCAGCAACAACGTGGTGCAGATCCTCAACGCCATGGCTGTCCCCTTTGAGACCTTTGATGTCCTCTCCGACATGGAAGTCCGTCAGGGCATCAAGGAGTACTCCGAGTGGCCCACTATTCCCCAGGTCTATGTCAATGGGGAGTTCATTGGCGGCTCGGACATCCTGATCGAGATGTATAACTCCGGTGAATTAAAAGAGAAACTTGAGATTGCTCTCGCTAGCTGA
- a CDS encoding BolA family protein, with protein MVHPDQVKAAIGVALPDACVEVEDLTGGGDHLQVKVVSSAFEGLSRIKQHQLVYGALRSELASEAIHALALQTSTPF; from the coding sequence ATGGTTCATCCCGACCAGGTGAAGGCCGCCATTGGCGTCGCCCTTCCCGATGCCTGCGTTGAGGTGGAAGATCTCACCGGCGGCGGAGATCACCTGCAGGTGAAGGTGGTTTCCTCAGCCTTTGAGGGGCTCAGCCGGATCAAGCAGCACCAGTTGGTCTACGGCGCGCTGCGCTCTGAGCTAGCCAGCGAAGCGATTCACGCCCTCGCCCTGCAGACCTCAACCCCCTTCTGA
- a CDS encoding lysophospholipid acyltransferase family protein translates to MFSPMAAAGTASEALSEREKSLCNGINPWLAPVAMVLTQDVALKGFFGGGLTVLGRENLPAEGPVLLAPTHRSRWDALMLPHAAGRRVSGRDCRFMVTSDEMTGLQGWFLHRLGCFPVNPRKPAAASLRFAVDLLGGGNQLVMFPEGKINQHDPAMRLMPGLARLTALAEGQGVAVQVVPVGIAYGHAKPRFGDQAALCFGAPMRLQGTEREQINALTAELTQKLEVAEGLARQAVGRPLQRP, encoded by the coding sequence GTGTTCAGTCCGATGGCGGCGGCAGGCACGGCATCGGAGGCCCTGAGCGAGCGCGAGAAGAGTCTTTGCAACGGCATCAACCCCTGGCTGGCGCCGGTGGCGATGGTGTTGACCCAGGACGTGGCCTTGAAGGGCTTTTTTGGTGGTGGTCTGACGGTTCTTGGCCGCGAGAACCTTCCGGCTGAGGGGCCGGTGCTGCTGGCACCAACCCATCGTTCTCGCTGGGATGCACTGATGCTTCCCCACGCGGCCGGCCGCCGAGTGAGCGGCCGGGATTGCCGCTTCATGGTGACCAGCGATGAGATGACCGGTTTGCAGGGTTGGTTTCTGCATCGCCTGGGGTGCTTCCCGGTGAACCCCCGCAAACCCGCGGCCGCGTCCCTTCGCTTTGCCGTCGATCTTCTCGGTGGCGGCAATCAGTTGGTGATGTTCCCGGAGGGGAAGATCAACCAGCACGATCCGGCCATGCGCCTGATGCCGGGGTTGGCCCGCCTGACGGCCCTGGCGGAAGGTCAGGGTGTGGCGGTTCAGGTGGTTCCAGTTGGGATTGCCTATGGCCATGCCAAGCCGCGTTTTGGTGATCAGGCCGCCCTTTGCTTTGGCGCTCCGATGCGCCTTCAAGGCACCGAGCGAGAGCAGATCAATGCCTTGACAGCAGAGCTCACGCAGAAGCTGGAGGTCGCAGAGGGGTTGGCGCGGCAGGCGGTGGGGCGCCCTTTGCAACGCCCGTAG
- a CDS encoding pyridoxine 5'-phosphate synthase, with protein sequence MASLGVNIDHIANVRQARRTVEPDPVSYALLAELGGADGITVHLREDRRHIQDRDVELLRQVVRSRLNLEMAATAEMETIALRIQPDMVTLVPEKREEVTTEGGLDVASQLSSIKGISGRLQDAGIGVSLFVDADPAQLEACQASGARWVELHTGTYAEASWQHQAKELARITEGTFIARSLGLRVNAGHGLTYQNVEPIAAIEGMEELNIGHTIVARALAVGLEEAVRQMKALVQNPRREPLFGSTSS encoded by the coding sequence ATGGCGAGCCTTGGCGTCAACATCGATCACATCGCCAATGTGCGCCAGGCCCGCCGCACGGTCGAACCCGACCCGGTGAGCTATGCCCTGCTCGCCGAGCTCGGCGGCGCCGATGGCATCACGGTGCACCTGCGGGAGGACCGGCGCCACATCCAGGACCGGGACGTGGAGTTACTGCGTCAGGTCGTTCGCAGTCGCCTGAACCTGGAGATGGCAGCGACAGCCGAGATGGAGACCATCGCCCTGCGCATCCAACCCGACATGGTCACCCTCGTGCCGGAGAAGCGCGAGGAGGTCACGACCGAGGGCGGTCTCGATGTGGCATCCCAGCTGAGCAGCATCAAAGGAATCTCCGGCCGTCTCCAGGACGCCGGGATTGGGGTCAGCCTGTTTGTCGACGCCGATCCCGCCCAGCTCGAGGCCTGCCAGGCCAGCGGCGCCCGCTGGGTGGAACTGCACACCGGCACCTACGCCGAGGCCAGCTGGCAGCACCAAGCCAAGGAACTGGCACGGATTACCGAGGGCACCTTCATCGCCCGCAGCCTGGGCCTGCGGGTCAACGCGGGCCACGGCCTGACCTATCAAAACGTTGAGCCCATTGCCGCCATCGAGGGGATGGAAGAGCTGAACATCGGCCACACCATCGTGGCTCGGGCCCTGGCGGTGGGTCTGGAGGAAGCCGTGCGGCAGATGAAGGCTTTGGTCCAGAATCCCCGCCGGGAACCCCTCTTCGGCAGCACCAGTTCATGA
- a CDS encoding MgPME-cyclase complex family protein yields MTLYHFVAASEAFLTVEEPLDEVLRERVRNYGEQGKAIDFWLVKRPAFLQAPELKAIADQVPQPAAAVVSTDPKFIDFMKLRLEFVAKGSFEAPSSTIPDALASAT; encoded by the coding sequence ATGACCCTGTACCACTTCGTGGCCGCCAGTGAGGCCTTCCTCACCGTGGAAGAGCCCCTCGATGAGGTGCTGCGCGAGCGTGTCCGCAATTACGGCGAGCAGGGCAAGGCCATCGACTTCTGGCTGGTGAAGCGGCCGGCCTTCCTCCAGGCCCCCGAGCTCAAGGCCATTGCCGACCAGGTACCCCAACCCGCCGCTGCGGTGGTCTCCACGGATCCGAAGTTCATCGACTTCATGAAGCTCCGTCTGGAGTTCGTGGCCAAGGGCAGCTTTGAGGCCCCCTCCAGCACGATCCCCGACGCGCTAGCCAGCGCCACCTGA
- a CDS encoding metallophosphoesterase produces MTTASRKARHWVIGDVHGCSGSLESLLAQLPAGDRLIFCGDAINRGPDTPATMERIWGLVESGRAIWLRGNHEQDLIEALRTTPSNGGAGAETRRQLGPEGCVLWLKRLEQLPLAYWGEGWVATHAGFNPSTWQPDLRVRMGFWEQYDGRFGDVVIGHTPGPSVRHLPNIVMVDTGACYGGDLSAYCPESREVVSVPGLAHNLQTPSLSPV; encoded by the coding sequence ATGACGACCGCCAGTCGCAAAGCCCGCCACTGGGTCATCGGTGATGTGCACGGCTGCTCGGGGTCCCTCGAGAGCCTCCTGGCGCAGTTGCCTGCGGGCGATCGTCTGATTTTTTGCGGCGACGCGATCAACCGCGGCCCCGATACCCCCGCGACGATGGAGCGGATCTGGGGTTTGGTGGAGAGCGGCCGCGCCATCTGGCTGCGTGGCAACCACGAACAGGACCTGATCGAAGCCCTGCGCACGACCCCCAGCAACGGCGGCGCTGGCGCAGAGACCCGCCGTCAACTCGGCCCTGAGGGTTGCGTCCTCTGGCTGAAGCGACTGGAGCAACTGCCTCTGGCCTACTGGGGGGAAGGCTGGGTCGCCACCCATGCCGGCTTCAACCCCAGCACCTGGCAACCGGATCTGCGGGTGCGGATGGGCTTCTGGGAGCAGTACGACGGGCGCTTTGGCGATGTGGTGATTGGCCACACCCCTGGCCCGAGCGTCCGACACCTACCCAACATCGTGATGGTGGACACCGGCGCCTGCTACGGCGGAGACCTGAGCGCCTATTGCCCCGAGAGCCGCGAGGTGGTGTCAGTTCCCGGCCTTGCCCATAACCTGCAGACGCCCAGCCTGAGCCCCGTCTGA
- a CDS encoding exodeoxyribonuclease V subunit gamma, whose translation MLTVYRSNRAELLARVLATNLQLHPPGLLEQAQVVVNTWPTSRWLGEQLALANPAGIAANLRFPFPSSLLRQLVNAWLEEEAPPSTGPDPWRAQNLVWPLLELLPELLQSPTAQPLRQWLAVRSSGLEKLDQALWQLARAIADAIDDYGLYRPAMLESWLSEQPQALPEGLQWQPELLRRLVQRLGCLPFGVRARELIGRLQAGWRPELESDQPLRFFGLSSLAPVQVELLQALSAVRQVELYMLTPCRDLWQRSGPAAQSDPLAADWLLSVPSLEARFGRLGAEFQQLLEGTGESQLGQWQEGDLFFAPATVARHGDREPSLLEQLQEQLVSGEPEADQPLRRAPQDRSLEFHACPGRLRQLQVVRDQILQLLAADPSLEPRDILVMTPQVEAFAPLVAAVFGDAEATGVRLPWRLTDRSQQSEAGIAQGLLALLQLGGERLTATALESVLSCGPLLAAQQLEASASGELTALLQRAGFRWGLDGRDRGGDPSHSLSWAIDRLVLGLVLPEVPGLAPGDTAPMALSGNLEQQGRWIALLRQLLSSLRWFAQSRQVPEWVQGLREQLPLLFGDGGDWAWELQTIHAALADWQAVAADSPLELAAPVVADVLAERLSEGSGRFGHRSGALTISALEPMRAIPHRVVVLMGLDAGAFPRQRQRPGFHLMEHGRELGDPNSGDQDRYVLLEALLSARQHLLLSWSCRDERTGETLEASTPVRQWLELLGQQLGSAAVPLREHAANALERSNFLEMAPWPAASCDQRLLQVRQQLEQGDLSCQQGLAFSTPPKAAPVPEASPTAAWSDLQQWLQAPQRLWLEQLGIRPKEFDQPVLDLEALELGERERSGLLRREWEEQQDESLSPNWRELERGRGLLPPLAAGALEVEQLEQRWESLRSCLALLGEPEQQPLQWQSYGTEISSRGGQLVLVHTAKPRSPQRLQLWLDCLLAAAAGLELRSAALVGRDRHRFRVLERYEIPTPERARELLGQLQRWRDDHRMDCWGLPPETGWAYASAEGSRPGQGRGWAKAKDTWEGGFQQRAERDDPVQRVCFGSDLPLGDLLTPELQALALALYGPLLECRKEVKA comes from the coding sequence TTGCTCACGGTCTACCGCAGCAATCGCGCTGAGCTGCTGGCTCGCGTCCTGGCCACGAACTTGCAACTGCATCCGCCAGGGCTGCTGGAGCAAGCCCAGGTGGTGGTGAACACCTGGCCCACCAGTCGTTGGCTGGGGGAGCAACTGGCCCTAGCCAACCCGGCCGGCATCGCCGCGAATCTGCGCTTCCCCTTCCCCAGCAGCCTGCTGCGGCAACTGGTGAACGCCTGGCTCGAGGAGGAGGCCCCCCCCTCCACCGGTCCCGATCCCTGGCGGGCCCAAAACCTGGTCTGGCCGCTACTGGAGCTGCTGCCGGAACTCTTGCAGAGCCCAACGGCGCAGCCCCTGCGCCAATGGCTGGCCGTTCGCTCCTCCGGACTGGAGAAACTCGATCAGGCCCTCTGGCAACTGGCCCGGGCGATCGCCGATGCCATCGATGACTACGGCCTCTATCGCCCGGCCATGCTGGAGTCCTGGCTCAGCGAGCAACCCCAGGCACTCCCAGAGGGCTTGCAGTGGCAACCGGAGCTGCTGCGGCGTCTGGTGCAGCGCCTGGGTTGCCTTCCCTTTGGCGTCCGGGCGCGGGAGCTGATCGGCCGGCTCCAGGCGGGCTGGCGACCCGAGCTGGAAAGCGATCAACCACTGAGGTTTTTTGGCCTGAGCAGCCTGGCCCCGGTGCAGGTGGAGCTGCTGCAGGCCCTCTCCGCCGTGCGCCAGGTCGAGCTCTACATGCTCACCCCCTGCCGCGATCTCTGGCAGCGCAGCGGCCCCGCGGCCCAGAGCGATCCCCTGGCGGCGGACTGGTTGCTAAGCGTCCCCAGTCTGGAGGCCCGCTTTGGCCGGCTTGGCGCGGAATTTCAGCAATTGCTGGAAGGAACAGGCGAGAGCCAACTGGGCCAGTGGCAGGAGGGGGATCTCTTCTTCGCCCCCGCCACCGTCGCCCGCCATGGCGACCGGGAACCCTCGCTGCTGGAGCAACTGCAGGAGCAACTGGTCTCCGGCGAACCCGAAGCCGATCAGCCCCTGAGGCGCGCTCCACAGGACCGCTCCCTGGAGTTCCACGCCTGCCCGGGCCGCCTGCGCCAACTCCAGGTCGTGCGCGACCAGATCCTGCAGCTGCTGGCGGCAGACCCGAGCCTGGAACCGCGAGACATCTTGGTGATGACACCCCAGGTGGAGGCGTTTGCCCCGCTGGTGGCGGCCGTCTTCGGCGATGCCGAGGCAACAGGGGTACGTCTGCCCTGGCGCCTGACAGACCGCAGCCAACAGAGCGAAGCGGGCATCGCCCAAGGACTGCTGGCCCTCCTGCAACTCGGGGGAGAACGCCTGACGGCCACCGCCCTGGAGAGCGTGCTGAGCTGTGGCCCACTGCTAGCGGCCCAGCAGCTCGAAGCCAGTGCGTCGGGGGAACTGACAGCGCTGCTGCAGCGGGCTGGCTTCCGCTGGGGACTCGATGGGCGAGACCGCGGCGGGGATCCCAGCCACAGTCTCAGTTGGGCCATCGATCGGCTCGTGCTGGGTCTGGTGCTCCCCGAGGTCCCGGGCCTGGCCCCAGGCGACACCGCCCCCATGGCCCTGAGCGGGAACCTCGAGCAACAGGGGCGCTGGATTGCCCTGCTGCGGCAGCTGCTCAGCAGCCTGCGTTGGTTCGCCCAATCGCGGCAGGTGCCGGAGTGGGTGCAGGGCCTGCGGGAGCAACTGCCCCTGCTCTTTGGCGACGGTGGGGACTGGGCTTGGGAGCTGCAGACCATCCACGCCGCCCTGGCGGACTGGCAGGCGGTGGCCGCAGACAGCCCCCTGGAGTTAGCGGCCCCCGTCGTGGCCGATGTCCTGGCAGAAAGGCTCAGCGAAGGCAGCGGCCGCTTTGGCCACCGCTCAGGGGCCCTGACCATCAGCGCCCTCGAGCCGATGCGGGCAATCCCGCACCGGGTGGTGGTGCTGATGGGACTGGATGCCGGGGCCTTCCCCCGTCAACGCCAACGGCCGGGCTTTCATCTGATGGAACACGGCCGTGAGCTCGGAGATCCCAACAGCGGCGATCAGGATCGCTATGTCCTGCTGGAGGCCCTGCTCTCAGCCCGGCAGCACCTGCTGCTGAGTTGGAGCTGCCGCGATGAGCGCACCGGCGAGACCCTGGAAGCCTCAACTCCGGTGCGGCAATGGTTGGAGCTGCTGGGCCAACAGCTAGGCAGCGCTGCAGTTCCCCTGCGGGAGCACGCCGCCAATGCCTTGGAGCGCAGCAACTTTCTCGAGATGGCTCCCTGGCCAGCGGCGAGTTGCGACCAACGCCTCCTGCAGGTGCGGCAACAGCTCGAGCAAGGCGACCTGAGCTGCCAGCAGGGTCTGGCCTTCAGCACCCCACCGAAGGCTGCACCGGTTCCCGAGGCTTCTCCCACCGCGGCCTGGAGCGATCTGCAGCAGTGGCTCCAGGCGCCCCAACGCCTCTGGCTGGAGCAACTCGGCATTCGGCCTAAGGAATTCGATCAGCCCGTGCTCGATCTCGAAGCCCTGGAACTGGGGGAACGGGAGCGCTCCGGCCTACTGCGCCGCGAGTGGGAGGAGCAGCAGGACGAGTCCCTGAGTCCCAACTGGCGCGAACTCGAGCGGGGCCGGGGGCTGCTGCCTCCCCTGGCCGCCGGTGCCCTGGAGGTGGAGCAATTGGAGCAGCGCTGGGAGAGCCTGCGCAGCTGCCTGGCCCTGTTGGGGGAGCCGGAGCAGCAGCCGCTGCAATGGCAGAGCTACGGCACCGAGATCAGTAGTCGCGGCGGCCAGTTGGTGCTGGTCCACACCGCCAAACCCCGCTCGCCCCAACGCCTGCAGCTCTGGCTGGACTGCCTCCTGGCGGCGGCCGCCGGCCTGGAACTGCGGAGTGCAGCCCTGGTGGGGCGCGATCGCCATCGCTTCCGGGTGCTGGAGCGCTACGAGATCCCAACCCCGGAGCGAGCCAGAGAGCTCTTGGGGCAACTGCAGCGCTGGCGGGACGATCACCGCATGGACTGCTGGGGTCTACCGCCGGAGACCGGTTGGGCTTATGCCAGCGCCGAGGGCAGCAGGCCGGGGCAAGGGCGCGGCTGGGCCAAGGCCAAGGACACCTGGGAGGGCGGTTTTCAACAACGGGCCGAGCGGGACGACCCTGTGCAGCGGGTCTGCTTTGGCTCTGATCTGCCCCTGGGCGACCTGCTCACCCCGGAGCTCCAGGCCCTGGCCCTAGCCCTGTACGGGCCGCTGCTGGAGTGCCGCAAGGAGGTCAAGGCATGA